CGAAATCGAACATCCGAATTCCGAAATTAAGTCAATGCCATTCCTCTCTATAAACAAACTTCGGCATCTGCCAGTTATATTTAATAGAGAGCAGGCGTAGTGCCAATCCAATAACACAGGCCACAACAATAGAAATTCCAACCGGAACACTCAAATATTCCAACCCCAAATACGCCGCCCCCGTAACAATGGACGCACTGGCATAAACTTCCTTTCGGAACAAAAGGGGCACCTCATTACAAAGCACATCGCGCAGTACCCCTCCGGCGCAACCTGTTATCATGCCGCTTAGCAATACAATAAGCCATGGCAGGTTAATCTGCTCGGCTATCTGGCAGCCGATGATGGTGAATACTACCAAACCCAGGGCATCGAGATAAAGGAAAAGCTTTTTCATTTTGGTCATTAACCGGGCAATTACTGCGGCTAAGATTGCCGCCCCGGCGGTGATCACCAGGTATTCGGGGTGTTCAACCCAGCTCATGGGGTAG
The sequence above is a segment of the Mucilaginibacter celer genome. Coding sequences within it:
- a CDS encoding trimeric intracellular cation channel family protein gives rise to the protein MLHLLYIIAIIAEAMTAALSAGRRDMDWVGVCIIAWVTALGGGTVRNILFNHYPMSWVEHPEYLVITAGAAILAAVIARLMTKMKKLFLYLDALGLVVFTIIGCQIAEQINLPWLIVLLSGMITGCAGGVLRDVLCNEVPLLFRKEVYASASIVTGAAYLGLEYLSVPVGISIVVACVIGLALRLLSIKYNWQMPKFVYREEWH